The following proteins come from a genomic window of Puntigrus tetrazona isolate hp1 chromosome 15, ASM1883169v1, whole genome shotgun sequence:
- the zgc:153372 gene encoding arsenite methyltransferase produces the protein MRYISRAFAFPAAQTGRQNYSYIPFAFMNHAATFLRILAVRRTVQIFNMCSAVHENVKNYYGSRLETSDDLQTNAACVMPSRPLPKSACEALKQVHPDVCKRYFGCGLVIPEKLEGCTVLDLGSGSGRDCFVLSKLVGERGQVIGLDMTDEMIVASQKYAQYHQEKFEYSKPNTVFVKGYMEKLSDAGIQNSSLDVVVSNCVICLCPDKRTVISEAYRVLKEGGELYYSDMYASEVVPDSFKEDPVLWGEGMAGALYWQDLISLIKDTGFSTPHLVAGSHIVVHNPELQRKTGDVKYASGTYRIFKLPQNSIETRALVTYKGTVPDCAERFEFDASHSFKTNVPVEVGAEMAAVLQNSRFSTDFSITMLDTPDPNQSSTPKYCHLSPFLLADKLGSSVKQCSKTGL, from the exons ATGCGTTACATTTCCAGGGCATTCGCTTTCCCAGCAGCACAAACTGGAAGGCAAAACTACAGCTACATTCCGTTCGCTTTTATGAACCACGCTGCTACATTTCTACGCATTTTAGCTGTCCGGCGTACAGTTCAAATCTTTAACATGTGTTCTGCTGTTCATGAAAACGTGAAG aacTACTATGGCTCTCGGCTGGAGACTTCAGATGACTTACAGACCAATGCTGCGTGTGTCATGCCCTCCAGACCTCTGCCCAAAAGCGCATGCGAGGCCCTAAAACAAGTCCACCCAGATGTTTGCAAGAG GTATTTTGGCTGTGGGCTGGTGATTCCAGAAAAACTGGAAGGATGCACGGTTCTTGATCTGGGCAGTGGATCGGGCAGAGACTGCTTCGTCCTCAGCAAACTGGTGGGGGAGAGAGGTCAAGTCATCGGACTGGATATGACGGATGAGATG ATAGTTGCTTCACAAAAATATGCCCAGTACCATCAGGAGAAGTTTGAATACTCAAAACCAAACACTGTGTTTGTGAAAGGATACATGGAGAAGCTCAGCGATGCAGGGATACAGAACAGCTCTTTGGACGTAGTTGT GTCAAACTGTGTGATATGTCTGTGCCCAGATAAGAGGACCGTGATAAGTGAAGCTTACAGAGTTCTGAAG GAAGGTGGAGAGTTGTACTATAGTGACATGTATGCAAGCGAAGTAGTTCCAGACTCTTTCAAGGAAGATCCAGTTCTGTGGG GTGAAGGAATGGCCGGCGCCCTCTACTGGCAGGATCTCATCTCTTTAATAAAGGACACAGGCTTCAGCACTCCTCACCTGGTTGCAGGCAGTCACATAGTGGTTCACAACCCAGAACTTCAAAGAAAGACTG GTGATGTTAAATACGCATCTGGAACTTACCGGATCTTTAAACTCCCTCAAAACTCCATCGAGACCAGAGCGCTGGTGACCTATAAAGGCACTGTGCCTGACTGTGCTGAACGTTTTGAGTTTGATGCCTCTCATTCCTTTAAG ACAAATGTCCCAGTGGAGGTGGGTGCAGAAATGGCTGCCGTTCTCCAGAACAGCCGTTTCTCTACGGATTTTAGTATTACAATGTTAGACACTCCAGATCCAAACCAGAGCAGTACTCCAAAG tattgCCACCTTAGCCCGTTCCTTCTTGCGGATAAACTGGGCTCCTCAGTCAAACAGTGCTCCAAGACTGGACTCTAA